The following are encoded in a window of Lagenorhynchus albirostris chromosome 3, mLagAlb1.1, whole genome shotgun sequence genomic DNA:
- the ARHGAP45 gene encoding rho GTPase-activating protein 45 isoform X4, whose amino-acid sequence MSGGQRFLKGLLGGVCGWTRAWRVGFAMRGCGLHAPCPEITPEELPRRDGADAVSLAPSLEPPSVALNAKATGTLKRPTSLSRHASAAGFPLSGASTWTLGRGHRSPLSTASPAEGPIQGPCPDTVEDISHLLADVARFAEGLEKLKECVLREDLLEARRPLAHECLGEALRVMHQVISKYPLLNTVESLTAAGTLIAKVKAFHYECNNDSDKQEFEKALETIAVSFSSTVSEFLMGEVDSSILLSVPPGDPGQSMENLYGQGSEGAPLSSEDCDEGCLSPEAVDTLLQRCEGGVHAALQYAKNMAKYMKDLIGYLEKRNALEMDFAKGLQKIVQNCRQSVMQEPHMPLLSIYSLALEQDLEFGHGLVQAMGTLQTQTFVQPLNLRRLEHEKRRKEIKESWHRAQRKLQEAESNLRKAKQGYVQRCEDHDKARFLVAKAEEEQVGAGPGAGGVASKTLDKRRRLEEEAKNKAEEAMATYRTCVADAKTQKQELEDTKVTALRQIQEVIRQSDQTIKSATISYYQMMHMQTAPLPVHFHMLCESSKLYDPGQQYASHVRQLQRGEEPDVHYDFEPHVSANAWSPVLRARKGSFNVSDAAVAEAAGCPPEEGGPGDGELAKERRGGRGHQVHKSWPIAISDSDASLDPSPGSGDFKKFERMSSSGTMSSSEELADQESSTGASAFDQDDLNGMAPELPVAMPSGPFRHVGLSKAARTHRLRKLRSPAKCRECNSYVYFQGAECEECCLACHKKCLETLAIQCGHKKLQGRLQLFGQDFSQAARSTPDGVPFIVKKCVFEIEQRALRTKGIYRVNGVKTRVEKLCQAFENGKELVELSQASPHDISNVLKLYLRQLPEPLISFRLYHELVGLAKDSLKAEAEAKAATRGRPDVTEREAVAVAMAGRLRELLRDLPPENWATLQYLMRHLRRIVEVEQDNKMTPGNLGIVFGPTLLRPRPTEATVSLSSLVDYPHQACILETLITHYSLVFEEEPEVASGCQDVTSNQGAEVVVQEPYPEASGGMASPLPEEAEDGGLEPHVASNDSDSELEEASDLPSPAGGAALHRLGFLEKLGGVEGGRDSRSGSEEQLGTATGEEEDGPGPGVWEDLGEEPAQRLAEHNTNQCNNVAVARLPAVRLHGGRLAGGAGWERRPEFV is encoded by the exons ATGAGTGGTGGGCAGAGGTTCCTTAAGGGGCTTCTGGGAGGGGTCTGTGGATGGACTCGGGCCTGGAGAGTCGGGTTTGCCATGAGGGGCTGTGGCCTGCATGCCCCGTGCCCAGAGATCACACCTGAG gaGCTGCCCAGGAGAGATGGGGCTGATGCAGTGTCCCTGGCGCCCAGCCTGGAACCACCAAGTGTGGCCTTGAATGCCAAGGCCACAGGCACACTCAAGAGGCCCACCAGCCTAAGCCGCCATGCCAGCGCTGCCGGCTTCCCACTGTCCGGAGCCAGCACCTGGACGCTGGGCCGTGGCCACCGCAGCCCACTGTCAACAGCCAGCCCAGCCGAGGGACCCATCCAGGGACCCTGCCCCGACACTGTGGAGGACATCTCCCACCTGCTGGCTGACGTGGCCCGCTTTGCCGAGGGCCTTGAGAAGCTGAAGGAGTGTGTTCTGCGTGAAG ACCTCCTAGAGGCCCGCCGGCCGCTTGCCCATGAGTGCCTGGGTGAGGCCCTCCGCGTGATGCACCAGGTCATCTCCAAGTACCCACTGCTGAACACCGTGGAGTCGCTCACAGCTGCCGGCACCCTCATTGCCAAGGTCAAAG CCTTCCATTATGAGTGCAACAATGATTCGGACAAGCAGGAGTTTGAGAAGGCCTTGGAGACCATCGCAGTCTCCTTCAGCAGCAC TGTGTCCGAGTTCCTCATGGGTGAAGTGGACAGCAGCATCCTCCTCTCAGTGCCCCCTGGGGACCCGGGCCAG TCAATGGAGAACCTGTATGGACAGGGGAGTGAGGGTGCCCCCCTCAGCAGTGAGGACTGTGATGAGG GCTGCCTCTCCCCGGAGGCGGTGGACACGCTGCTGCAGCGCTGTGAGGGGGGTGTGCATGCCGCGCTGCAGTACGCCAAGAACATGGCCAAGTACATGAAGGACCTCATCGGCTACCTGGAGAAGCGGAACGCGCTGG AGATGGACTTTGCCAAAGGCCTGCAGAAGATCGTCCAGAACTGCAGACAGAGCGTCATGCAGGAG CCGCACATGCCCCTCCTGTCCATCTACTCGCTGGCCCTGGAGCAGGACCTGGAGTTCGGCCACGGCCTGGTACAGGCGATGGGCACTCTGCAGACCCAGACCTTCGTGCAG cccctgaacCTGCGGCGGCTCGAGCACGAGAAGCGCAGGAAGGAGATCAAGGAGTCTTGGCACCGCGCCCAGAGGAAGCTG CAAGAAGCAGAGTCCAATCTGCGCAAGGCCAAGCAGGGCTACGTTCAGCGCTGCGAAGACCATGACAAGGCCCGCTTTCTAGTGGCCAAGGCAGAGGAAGAGCAGGTGGGCGCTGGCCCGGGTGCAGGGGGCGTGGCCTCCAAGACCCTGGACAAGAGGCGGCGCCTGGAGGAGGAGGCCAAAAACAAG gcggAGGAAGCCATGGCCACGTACCGCACGTGCGTGGCGGATGCTAAGACGCAGAAGCAGGAGCTTGAGGACACCAAGGTGACGGCACTCCGGCAGATCCAGGAGGTCATCCGGCAGAGCGACCAGACCATCAAGTCG GCCACCATCTCCTATTACCAGATGATGCACATGCAGACGGCCCCGCTGCCTGTGCACTTCCACATGCTGTGCGAGAGCAGCAAGCTGTACGACCCGGGCCAACAGTACGCCTCCCACGTGCGCCAGCTGCAGCGCGGCGAGGAGCCAGACGTGCACTACGACTTTGAGCCCCACGTCTCCGCCAACGCCTG GTCCCCAGTCTTGCGCGCCCGAAAGGGCAGCTTCAACGTCAGCGATGCTGCGGTGGCGGAGGCTGCGGGCTGCCCCCCAGAGGAAGGTGGGCCTGGCGACGGGGAGCTTGCCAAGGAGCGCAGGG GTGGGCGCGGACACCAGGTGCACAAGTCGTGGCCGATCGCCATCTCAGACTCTGACGCCAGTCTGGACCCCAGCCCTGGCTCAG GGGACTTTAAGAAGTTCGAGCGCATGTCTTCCAGTGGCACCATGTCGTCCAGCGAGGAGCTGGCCGACCAGGAGAGCAGCACAGGCGCATCAGCCTTTGACCAGG atgACCTCAATGGCATGGCCCCGGAGCTGCCTGTGGCCATGCCCAGCGGGCCCTTCCGCCATGTGGGGCTGTCCAAGGCGGCCCGTACCCACCGGCTCCGGAAGCTCCGCTCGCCGGCCAAGTGCCGGGAGTGCAACAGCTACGTGTACTTCCAGGGCGCCGAGTGTGAGGAG TGCTGCCTGGCCTGCCACAAGAAGTGCCTGGAGACCCTGGCCATCCAGTGTGGCCACAAGAAGCTGCAGGGCCGCCTGCAGCTCTTTGGCCAGGACTTCAGCCAGGCCGCCCGCAGCACCCCGGACGGCGTGCCCTTCATCGTCAAGAAGTGTGTCTTCGAGATCGAGCAGCGGGCGCTGCGCACCAAG GGCATCTACCGGGTCAATGGGGTGAAAACGCGTGTGGAGAAGCTGTGCCAGGCCTTCGAGAACGGCAAAGAGCTGGTGGAGCTGTCGCAGGCCTCGCCCCACGACATCAGCAACGTCCTCAAGCTCTACCTGCGCCAG CTGCCTGAGCCGCTCATCTCCTTCCGCCTCTACCATGAGCTTGTGGGGCTGGCCAAGGACAGTCTGAAGGCAGAGGCCGAGGCCAAGGCGGCAACCCGAGGCCGGCCAGATGTCACCGAGAGAGAGGCTGTGGCCGTGGCCATGGCGGGCCGGCTGCGGGAGCTCCTGCGGGACCTGCCACCAGAGAACTGGGCCACGCTGCAGTACCTGATGCGGCACCTGCGCAG GATCGTGGAGGTGGAGCAGGACAACAAGATGACACCGGGGAACCTGGGCATTGTGTTTGGGCCCACGCTGCTGCGGCCCCGGCCCACTGAGGCCACCGTGTCCCTCTCCTCCCTGGTGGACTACCCACACCAGGCCTGCATCTTGGAGACGCTCATCACCCACTACAGCCTGGTCTTTGAGGAGGAGCCCGAGGTGGCATCTGGGTGCCAG GATGTGACGTCCAACCAGGGGGCCGAGGTGGTGGTCCAGGAGCCGTATCCGGAGGCCAGCGGGGGCATGGCCTCACCCCTGCCGGAGGAAGCTGAGGATGGGGGCCTTG AACCCCACGTTGCCTCCAATGACTCCGACTCAGAACTGGAGGAGGCCTCGGACCTGCCATCCCCGGCGGGTGGGGCGGCCCTGCACCGCCTTGGCTTCTTGGAGAAGTTGGGCGGCGTGGAGGGCGGCCGGGACAGCCGCAGTGGCAGTGAGGAGCAGCTGGGCACTGCTAccggggaggaggaggatgggCCCGGGCCTGGGGTCTGGGAGGACCTCGGGGAGGAGCCGGCCCAGCGGCTCGCCGAGCACAATACCAACCAGTGCAACAACGTGGCTGTGGCCCGCCTGCCAGCCGTGAGGCTCCATGGCGGGCGGCTGGCAGGGGGCGCGGGCTGGGAGAGGCGGCCAGAGTTCGTGTAG
- the ARHGAP45 gene encoding rho GTPase-activating protein 45 isoform X2 — MFSRKKRELMKTPSISKKNRAGSPCPQPSGELPRRDGADAVSLAPSLEPPSVALNAKATGTLKRPTSLSRHASAAGFPLSGASTWTLGRGHRSPLSTASPAEGPIQGPCPDTVEDISHLLADVARFAEGLEKLKECVLREDLLEARRPLAHECLGEALRVMHQVISKYPLLNTVESLTAAGTLIAKVKAFHYECNNDSDKQEFEKALETIAVSFSSTVSEFLMGEVDSSILLSVPPGDPGQSMENLYGQGSEGAPLSSEDCDEGCLSPEAVDTLLQRCEGGVHAALQYAKNMAKYMKDLIGYLEKRNALEMDFAKGLQKIVQNCRQSVMQEPHMPLLSIYSLALEQDLEFGHGLVQAMGTLQTQTFVQPLNLRRLEHEKRRKEIKESWHRAQRKLQEAESNLRKAKQGYVQRCEDHDKARFLVAKAEEEQVGAGPGAGGVASKTLDKRRRLEEEAKNKAEEAMATYRTCVADAKTQKQELEDTKVTALRQIQEVIRQSDQTIKSMMHMQTAPLPVHFHMLCESSKLYDPGQQYASHVRQLQRGEEPDVHYDFEPHVSANAWSPVLRARKGSFNVSDAAVAEAAGCPPEEGGPGDGELAKERRGGRGHQVHKSWPIAISDSDASLDPSPGSGDFKKFERMSSSGTMSSSEELADQESSTGASAFDQDDLNGMAPELPVAMPSGPFRHVGLSKAARTHRLRKLRSPAKCRECNSYVYFQGAECEECCLACHKKCLETLAIQCGHKKLQGRLQLFGQDFSQAARSTPDGVPFIVKKCVFEIEQRALRTKGIYRVNGVKTRVEKLCQAFENGKELVELSQASPHDISNVLKLYLRQLPEPLISFRLYHELVGLAKDSLKAEAEAKAATRGRPDVTEREAVAVAMAGRLRELLRDLPPENWATLQYLMRHLRRIVEVEQDNKMTPGNLGIVFGPTLLRPRPTEATVSLSSLVDYPHQACILETLITHYSLVFEEEPEVASGCQDVTSNQGAEVVVQEPYPEASGGMASPLPEEAEDGGLEPHVASNDSDSELEEASDLPSPAGGAALHRLGFLEKLGGVEGGRDSRSGSEEQLGTATGEEEDGPGPGVWEDLGEEPAQRLAEHNTNQCNNVAVARLPAVRLHGGRLAGGAGWERRPEFV; from the exons ATGTTCTCCAGGAAGAAGCGGGAGCTCATGAAAACCCCTTCTATCTCGAAAAAGAACCGGGCGGGAAGCCCCTGTCCGCAGCCTTCGGGG gaGCTGCCCAGGAGAGATGGGGCTGATGCAGTGTCCCTGGCGCCCAGCCTGGAACCACCAAGTGTGGCCTTGAATGCCAAGGCCACAGGCACACTCAAGAGGCCCACCAGCCTAAGCCGCCATGCCAGCGCTGCCGGCTTCCCACTGTCCGGAGCCAGCACCTGGACGCTGGGCCGTGGCCACCGCAGCCCACTGTCAACAGCCAGCCCAGCCGAGGGACCCATCCAGGGACCCTGCCCCGACACTGTGGAGGACATCTCCCACCTGCTGGCTGACGTGGCCCGCTTTGCCGAGGGCCTTGAGAAGCTGAAGGAGTGTGTTCTGCGTGAAG ACCTCCTAGAGGCCCGCCGGCCGCTTGCCCATGAGTGCCTGGGTGAGGCCCTCCGCGTGATGCACCAGGTCATCTCCAAGTACCCACTGCTGAACACCGTGGAGTCGCTCACAGCTGCCGGCACCCTCATTGCCAAGGTCAAAG CCTTCCATTATGAGTGCAACAATGATTCGGACAAGCAGGAGTTTGAGAAGGCCTTGGAGACCATCGCAGTCTCCTTCAGCAGCAC TGTGTCCGAGTTCCTCATGGGTGAAGTGGACAGCAGCATCCTCCTCTCAGTGCCCCCTGGGGACCCGGGCCAG TCAATGGAGAACCTGTATGGACAGGGGAGTGAGGGTGCCCCCCTCAGCAGTGAGGACTGTGATGAGG GCTGCCTCTCCCCGGAGGCGGTGGACACGCTGCTGCAGCGCTGTGAGGGGGGTGTGCATGCCGCGCTGCAGTACGCCAAGAACATGGCCAAGTACATGAAGGACCTCATCGGCTACCTGGAGAAGCGGAACGCGCTGG AGATGGACTTTGCCAAAGGCCTGCAGAAGATCGTCCAGAACTGCAGACAGAGCGTCATGCAGGAG CCGCACATGCCCCTCCTGTCCATCTACTCGCTGGCCCTGGAGCAGGACCTGGAGTTCGGCCACGGCCTGGTACAGGCGATGGGCACTCTGCAGACCCAGACCTTCGTGCAG cccctgaacCTGCGGCGGCTCGAGCACGAGAAGCGCAGGAAGGAGATCAAGGAGTCTTGGCACCGCGCCCAGAGGAAGCTG CAAGAAGCAGAGTCCAATCTGCGCAAGGCCAAGCAGGGCTACGTTCAGCGCTGCGAAGACCATGACAAGGCCCGCTTTCTAGTGGCCAAGGCAGAGGAAGAGCAGGTGGGCGCTGGCCCGGGTGCAGGGGGCGTGGCCTCCAAGACCCTGGACAAGAGGCGGCGCCTGGAGGAGGAGGCCAAAAACAAG gcggAGGAAGCCATGGCCACGTACCGCACGTGCGTGGCGGATGCTAAGACGCAGAAGCAGGAGCTTGAGGACACCAAGGTGACGGCACTCCGGCAGATCCAGGAGGTCATCCGGCAGAGCGACCAGACCATCAAGTCG ATGATGCACATGCAGACGGCCCCGCTGCCTGTGCACTTCCACATGCTGTGCGAGAGCAGCAAGCTGTACGACCCGGGCCAACAGTACGCCTCCCACGTGCGCCAGCTGCAGCGCGGCGAGGAGCCAGACGTGCACTACGACTTTGAGCCCCACGTCTCCGCCAACGCCTG GTCCCCAGTCTTGCGCGCCCGAAAGGGCAGCTTCAACGTCAGCGATGCTGCGGTGGCGGAGGCTGCGGGCTGCCCCCCAGAGGAAGGTGGGCCTGGCGACGGGGAGCTTGCCAAGGAGCGCAGGG GTGGGCGCGGACACCAGGTGCACAAGTCGTGGCCGATCGCCATCTCAGACTCTGACGCCAGTCTGGACCCCAGCCCTGGCTCAG GGGACTTTAAGAAGTTCGAGCGCATGTCTTCCAGTGGCACCATGTCGTCCAGCGAGGAGCTGGCCGACCAGGAGAGCAGCACAGGCGCATCAGCCTTTGACCAGG atgACCTCAATGGCATGGCCCCGGAGCTGCCTGTGGCCATGCCCAGCGGGCCCTTCCGCCATGTGGGGCTGTCCAAGGCGGCCCGTACCCACCGGCTCCGGAAGCTCCGCTCGCCGGCCAAGTGCCGGGAGTGCAACAGCTACGTGTACTTCCAGGGCGCCGAGTGTGAGGAG TGCTGCCTGGCCTGCCACAAGAAGTGCCTGGAGACCCTGGCCATCCAGTGTGGCCACAAGAAGCTGCAGGGCCGCCTGCAGCTCTTTGGCCAGGACTTCAGCCAGGCCGCCCGCAGCACCCCGGACGGCGTGCCCTTCATCGTCAAGAAGTGTGTCTTCGAGATCGAGCAGCGGGCGCTGCGCACCAAG GGCATCTACCGGGTCAATGGGGTGAAAACGCGTGTGGAGAAGCTGTGCCAGGCCTTCGAGAACGGCAAAGAGCTGGTGGAGCTGTCGCAGGCCTCGCCCCACGACATCAGCAACGTCCTCAAGCTCTACCTGCGCCAG CTGCCTGAGCCGCTCATCTCCTTCCGCCTCTACCATGAGCTTGTGGGGCTGGCCAAGGACAGTCTGAAGGCAGAGGCCGAGGCCAAGGCGGCAACCCGAGGCCGGCCAGATGTCACCGAGAGAGAGGCTGTGGCCGTGGCCATGGCGGGCCGGCTGCGGGAGCTCCTGCGGGACCTGCCACCAGAGAACTGGGCCACGCTGCAGTACCTGATGCGGCACCTGCGCAG GATCGTGGAGGTGGAGCAGGACAACAAGATGACACCGGGGAACCTGGGCATTGTGTTTGGGCCCACGCTGCTGCGGCCCCGGCCCACTGAGGCCACCGTGTCCCTCTCCTCCCTGGTGGACTACCCACACCAGGCCTGCATCTTGGAGACGCTCATCACCCACTACAGCCTGGTCTTTGAGGAGGAGCCCGAGGTGGCATCTGGGTGCCAG GATGTGACGTCCAACCAGGGGGCCGAGGTGGTGGTCCAGGAGCCGTATCCGGAGGCCAGCGGGGGCATGGCCTCACCCCTGCCGGAGGAAGCTGAGGATGGGGGCCTTG AACCCCACGTTGCCTCCAATGACTCCGACTCAGAACTGGAGGAGGCCTCGGACCTGCCATCCCCGGCGGGTGGGGCGGCCCTGCACCGCCTTGGCTTCTTGGAGAAGTTGGGCGGCGTGGAGGGCGGCCGGGACAGCCGCAGTGGCAGTGAGGAGCAGCTGGGCACTGCTAccggggaggaggaggatgggCCCGGGCCTGGGGTCTGGGAGGACCTCGGGGAGGAGCCGGCCCAGCGGCTCGCCGAGCACAATACCAACCAGTGCAACAACGTGGCTGTGGCCCGCCTGCCAGCCGTGAGGCTCCATGGCGGGCGGCTGGCAGGGGGCGCGGGCTGGGAGAGGCGGCCAGAGTTCGTGTAG
- the ARHGAP45 gene encoding rho GTPase-activating protein 45 isoform X3: MFSRKKRELMKTPSISKKNRAGSPCPQPSGELPRRDGADAVSLAPSLEPPSVALNAKATGTLKRPTSLSRHASAAGFPLSGASTWTLGRGHRSPLSTASPAEGPIQGPCPDTVEDISHLLADVARFAEGLEKLKECVLREDLLEARRPLAHECLGEALRVMHQVISKYPLLNTVESLTAAGTLIAKVKAFHYECNNDSDKQEFEKALETIAVSFSSTVSEFLMGEVDSSILLSVPPGDPGQSMENLYGQGSEGAPLSSEDCDEGCLSPEAVDTLLQRCEGGVHAALQYAKNMAKYMKDLIGYLEKRNALEMDFAKGLQKIVQNCRQSVMQEPHMPLLSIYSLALEQDLEFGHGLVQAMGTLQTQTFVQPLNLRRLEHEKRRKEIKESWHRAQRKLQEAESNLRKAKQGYVQRCEDHDKARFLVAKAEEEQVGAGPGAGGVASKTLDKRRRLEEEAKNKAEEAMATYRTCVADAKTQKQELEDTKVTALRQIQEVIRQSDQTIKSATISYYQMMHMQTAPLPVHFHMLCESSKLYDPGQQYASHVRQLQRGEEPDVHYDFEPHVSANAWSPVLRARKGSFNVSDAAVAEAAGCPPEEGGPGDGELAKERRGDFKKFERMSSSGTMSSSEELADQESSTGASAFDQDDLNGMAPELPVAMPSGPFRHVGLSKAARTHRLRKLRSPAKCRECNSYVYFQGAECEECCLACHKKCLETLAIQCGHKKLQGRLQLFGQDFSQAARSTPDGVPFIVKKCVFEIEQRALRTKGIYRVNGVKTRVEKLCQAFENGKELVELSQASPHDISNVLKLYLRQLPEPLISFRLYHELVGLAKDSLKAEAEAKAATRGRPDVTEREAVAVAMAGRLRELLRDLPPENWATLQYLMRHLRRIVEVEQDNKMTPGNLGIVFGPTLLRPRPTEATVSLSSLVDYPHQACILETLITHYSLVFEEEPEVASGCQDVTSNQGAEVVVQEPYPEASGGMASPLPEEAEDGGLEPHVASNDSDSELEEASDLPSPAGGAALHRLGFLEKLGGVEGGRDSRSGSEEQLGTATGEEEDGPGPGVWEDLGEEPAQRLAEHNTNQCNNVAVARLPAVRLHGGRLAGGAGWERRPEFV; encoded by the exons ATGTTCTCCAGGAAGAAGCGGGAGCTCATGAAAACCCCTTCTATCTCGAAAAAGAACCGGGCGGGAAGCCCCTGTCCGCAGCCTTCGGGG gaGCTGCCCAGGAGAGATGGGGCTGATGCAGTGTCCCTGGCGCCCAGCCTGGAACCACCAAGTGTGGCCTTGAATGCCAAGGCCACAGGCACACTCAAGAGGCCCACCAGCCTAAGCCGCCATGCCAGCGCTGCCGGCTTCCCACTGTCCGGAGCCAGCACCTGGACGCTGGGCCGTGGCCACCGCAGCCCACTGTCAACAGCCAGCCCAGCCGAGGGACCCATCCAGGGACCCTGCCCCGACACTGTGGAGGACATCTCCCACCTGCTGGCTGACGTGGCCCGCTTTGCCGAGGGCCTTGAGAAGCTGAAGGAGTGTGTTCTGCGTGAAG ACCTCCTAGAGGCCCGCCGGCCGCTTGCCCATGAGTGCCTGGGTGAGGCCCTCCGCGTGATGCACCAGGTCATCTCCAAGTACCCACTGCTGAACACCGTGGAGTCGCTCACAGCTGCCGGCACCCTCATTGCCAAGGTCAAAG CCTTCCATTATGAGTGCAACAATGATTCGGACAAGCAGGAGTTTGAGAAGGCCTTGGAGACCATCGCAGTCTCCTTCAGCAGCAC TGTGTCCGAGTTCCTCATGGGTGAAGTGGACAGCAGCATCCTCCTCTCAGTGCCCCCTGGGGACCCGGGCCAG TCAATGGAGAACCTGTATGGACAGGGGAGTGAGGGTGCCCCCCTCAGCAGTGAGGACTGTGATGAGG GCTGCCTCTCCCCGGAGGCGGTGGACACGCTGCTGCAGCGCTGTGAGGGGGGTGTGCATGCCGCGCTGCAGTACGCCAAGAACATGGCCAAGTACATGAAGGACCTCATCGGCTACCTGGAGAAGCGGAACGCGCTGG AGATGGACTTTGCCAAAGGCCTGCAGAAGATCGTCCAGAACTGCAGACAGAGCGTCATGCAGGAG CCGCACATGCCCCTCCTGTCCATCTACTCGCTGGCCCTGGAGCAGGACCTGGAGTTCGGCCACGGCCTGGTACAGGCGATGGGCACTCTGCAGACCCAGACCTTCGTGCAG cccctgaacCTGCGGCGGCTCGAGCACGAGAAGCGCAGGAAGGAGATCAAGGAGTCTTGGCACCGCGCCCAGAGGAAGCTG CAAGAAGCAGAGTCCAATCTGCGCAAGGCCAAGCAGGGCTACGTTCAGCGCTGCGAAGACCATGACAAGGCCCGCTTTCTAGTGGCCAAGGCAGAGGAAGAGCAGGTGGGCGCTGGCCCGGGTGCAGGGGGCGTGGCCTCCAAGACCCTGGACAAGAGGCGGCGCCTGGAGGAGGAGGCCAAAAACAAG gcggAGGAAGCCATGGCCACGTACCGCACGTGCGTGGCGGATGCTAAGACGCAGAAGCAGGAGCTTGAGGACACCAAGGTGACGGCACTCCGGCAGATCCAGGAGGTCATCCGGCAGAGCGACCAGACCATCAAGTCG GCCACCATCTCCTATTACCAGATGATGCACATGCAGACGGCCCCGCTGCCTGTGCACTTCCACATGCTGTGCGAGAGCAGCAAGCTGTACGACCCGGGCCAACAGTACGCCTCCCACGTGCGCCAGCTGCAGCGCGGCGAGGAGCCAGACGTGCACTACGACTTTGAGCCCCACGTCTCCGCCAACGCCTG GTCCCCAGTCTTGCGCGCCCGAAAGGGCAGCTTCAACGTCAGCGATGCTGCGGTGGCGGAGGCTGCGGGCTGCCCCCCAGAGGAAGGTGGGCCTGGCGACGGGGAGCTTGCCAAGGAGCGCAGGG GGGACTTTAAGAAGTTCGAGCGCATGTCTTCCAGTGGCACCATGTCGTCCAGCGAGGAGCTGGCCGACCAGGAGAGCAGCACAGGCGCATCAGCCTTTGACCAGG atgACCTCAATGGCATGGCCCCGGAGCTGCCTGTGGCCATGCCCAGCGGGCCCTTCCGCCATGTGGGGCTGTCCAAGGCGGCCCGTACCCACCGGCTCCGGAAGCTCCGCTCGCCGGCCAAGTGCCGGGAGTGCAACAGCTACGTGTACTTCCAGGGCGCCGAGTGTGAGGAG TGCTGCCTGGCCTGCCACAAGAAGTGCCTGGAGACCCTGGCCATCCAGTGTGGCCACAAGAAGCTGCAGGGCCGCCTGCAGCTCTTTGGCCAGGACTTCAGCCAGGCCGCCCGCAGCACCCCGGACGGCGTGCCCTTCATCGTCAAGAAGTGTGTCTTCGAGATCGAGCAGCGGGCGCTGCGCACCAAG GGCATCTACCGGGTCAATGGGGTGAAAACGCGTGTGGAGAAGCTGTGCCAGGCCTTCGAGAACGGCAAAGAGCTGGTGGAGCTGTCGCAGGCCTCGCCCCACGACATCAGCAACGTCCTCAAGCTCTACCTGCGCCAG CTGCCTGAGCCGCTCATCTCCTTCCGCCTCTACCATGAGCTTGTGGGGCTGGCCAAGGACAGTCTGAAGGCAGAGGCCGAGGCCAAGGCGGCAACCCGAGGCCGGCCAGATGTCACCGAGAGAGAGGCTGTGGCCGTGGCCATGGCGGGCCGGCTGCGGGAGCTCCTGCGGGACCTGCCACCAGAGAACTGGGCCACGCTGCAGTACCTGATGCGGCACCTGCGCAG GATCGTGGAGGTGGAGCAGGACAACAAGATGACACCGGGGAACCTGGGCATTGTGTTTGGGCCCACGCTGCTGCGGCCCCGGCCCACTGAGGCCACCGTGTCCCTCTCCTCCCTGGTGGACTACCCACACCAGGCCTGCATCTTGGAGACGCTCATCACCCACTACAGCCTGGTCTTTGAGGAGGAGCCCGAGGTGGCATCTGGGTGCCAG GATGTGACGTCCAACCAGGGGGCCGAGGTGGTGGTCCAGGAGCCGTATCCGGAGGCCAGCGGGGGCATGGCCTCACCCCTGCCGGAGGAAGCTGAGGATGGGGGCCTTG AACCCCACGTTGCCTCCAATGACTCCGACTCAGAACTGGAGGAGGCCTCGGACCTGCCATCCCCGGCGGGTGGGGCGGCCCTGCACCGCCTTGGCTTCTTGGAGAAGTTGGGCGGCGTGGAGGGCGGCCGGGACAGCCGCAGTGGCAGTGAGGAGCAGCTGGGCACTGCTAccggggaggaggaggatgggCCCGGGCCTGGGGTCTGGGAGGACCTCGGGGAGGAGCCGGCCCAGCGGCTCGCCGAGCACAATACCAACCAGTGCAACAACGTGGCTGTGGCCCGCCTGCCAGCCGTGAGGCTCCATGGCGGGCGGCTGGCAGGGGGCGCGGGCTGGGAGAGGCGGCCAGAGTTCGTGTAG